One genomic region from Paracoccus pantotrophus encodes:
- the ruvX gene encoding Holliday junction resolvase RuvX: MICEDIESFAEALPRTGAVAGLDLGTKTIGVAVSDGLRGVASPLTVIRRTKFTADAQALLQIAAERALVGLVLGLPRNMDGSEGPRAQSTRAFARNLERLTPLPITFWDERLSTVAAERALLEGDTSRKRRAEVIDQVAAGYILQGALDRLRFLGAGG; the protein is encoded by the coding sequence ATGATCTGCGAGGATATCGAAAGCTTTGCCGAAGCCCTGCCCCGCACCGGCGCCGTGGCCGGGCTGGACCTGGGCACCAAGACCATCGGCGTCGCGGTCAGCGACGGGCTGCGCGGCGTCGCCTCGCCGCTGACGGTGATCCGGCGCACGAAATTCACCGCCGATGCGCAGGCGCTGCTGCAGATCGCGGCCGAGCGGGCGCTGGTCGGGCTGGTGCTGGGCCTGCCGCGCAACATGGACGGCAGCGAGGGGCCGCGGGCGCAATCGACCCGCGCCTTTGCCCGCAACCTGGAACGGCTGACGCCGCTGCCGATCACCTTCTGGGACGAGCGGCTGTCGACCGTCGCCGCCGAACGGGCGCTGCTGGAGGGCGACACCTCGCGCAAGCGCCGCGCCGAGGTCATCGACCAGGTCGCGGCCGGCTATATCCTGCAAGGCGCGCTGGACCGGCTGCGCTTTCTGGGGGCCGGCGGATGA
- the ccmI gene encoding c-type cytochrome biogenesis protein CcmI has protein sequence MFWIICAALAGVVALAIAAPLLRRQGEAAEPAAAYDLRIYRDQLREVERDLERGVIDAADAERLRVEIGRKVLAADRALERAGSTRRSAGGWAALALLAALLGGAFLTYQRLGQPDSPDAPIAQRIAQAQALYDSRPSQADAEAQAPRPARPEPDAEYVALIERLREAVQKNPNDPRGLELLAEHEERLGNLVAAKDAQHRLVALRGDKASAEDLARLAGLTIEAAGGIITRDGEEAVAQALARDARNPQARFMAGLLHLQNGRPDQAFPVWARLLAEGPENAPWIAPIRGSIQDLAWFAGHPDYTPPEPAAVGTPGMPSLPAMPGPDADAMAAAEEMTAEERQQMVEGMVKGLETRLATQGGTPEEWARLISSLPVIGQKDHAADILAEARRQFAGNAQALEVIEAAAKQASLE, from the coding sequence ATGTTCTGGATCATCTGCGCCGCGCTGGCAGGGGTGGTGGCCTTGGCCATCGCCGCGCCGCTTCTGCGCCGGCAGGGCGAGGCGGCCGAGCCCGCCGCCGCCTATGACCTGCGAATCTATCGCGACCAGCTGCGCGAGGTCGAGCGCGATCTGGAACGCGGCGTGATCGACGCGGCGGATGCCGAGCGGCTGCGGGTCGAGATCGGCCGCAAGGTGCTGGCCGCCGACCGCGCGCTGGAACGCGCCGGCAGCACCCGGCGCAGCGCCGGCGGCTGGGCGGCGCTGGCGCTCTTGGCCGCGCTGCTGGGCGGGGCCTTCCTGACCTATCAGCGCCTGGGCCAGCCCGACAGCCCCGACGCCCCCATCGCGCAGCGCATCGCCCAGGCGCAGGCGCTTTACGACAGCCGCCCCAGCCAGGCCGATGCCGAGGCGCAGGCCCCCAGGCCCGCCCGCCCCGAGCCCGATGCCGAATATGTCGCCCTGATCGAGCGGCTGCGCGAGGCGGTGCAGAAGAACCCCAACGATCCGCGCGGCCTGGAGCTGCTGGCCGAGCACGAGGAACGGCTGGGCAACCTGGTCGCGGCCAAGGACGCGCAGCACCGGCTGGTCGCGCTGCGCGGCGACAAGGCCAGCGCCGAGGATCTGGCGCGGCTGGCCGGGCTGACGATCGAGGCGGCGGGCGGCATCATCACCCGCGACGGCGAGGAGGCGGTGGCCCAGGCGCTGGCGCGGGACGCCCGCAATCCGCAGGCGCGCTTCATGGCGGGGCTGCTGCACCTGCAGAACGGCCGGCCCGACCAGGCCTTCCCGGTCTGGGCCCGGCTGCTGGCCGAGGGCCCCGAGAACGCGCCCTGGATCGCGCCGATCCGCGGCTCGATCCAGGATCTGGCCTGGTTTGCCGGCCACCCGGACTATACCCCGCCCGAACCCGCCGCCGTTGGCACGCCGGGCATGCCCAGCCTGCCCGCCATGCCCGGCCCGGATGCCGACGCCATGGCCGCGGCCGAGGAGATGACCGCCGAAGAGCGTCAGCAGATGGTCGAGGGCATGGTCAAGGGGCTGGAGACCCGGCTGGCCACCCAGGGCGGCACGCCCGAGGAATGGGCGCGGCTGATCTCGTCCCTGCCGGTGATCGGGCAAAAGGACCATGCCGCCGACATCCTGGCCGAGGCGCGCAGGCAATTCGCCGGCAATGCGCAGGCGCTGGAGGTCATCGAGGCGGCGGCGAAACAGGCCAGCCTGGAATGA
- a CDS encoding sarcosine oxidase subunit beta family protein: MPASASSSTGRYSVFAIAREAMRLHTGWKRAWASPEPKKKYQVVIVGAGGHGLATAYYLGKNFGITDVAVIEKGWLGGGNTGRNTTIIRSNYLQDPSAAIYDKALKLYENLSQDLNYNIMFSPRGLLMLAQTEHEVRGYKRTVYANQLQGVATEWVSPKRIKDMLPIINIDGPRYPVLGGLYQERGGTARHDAVAWGYARACSAMGMHIIQNCEVTGIETANGQVRAVNTGKGRIECDKLALIAAGHSSVLAEMAGFRLPIESLALQALVSEPIKPCCDLVIMANTVHGYLSQSDKGEMVIGGGTDGFNNYTQRGSWHHVEETVRALIETFPMLSRLKMLRQWGGIVDMTGDRSPILSTTPVGNIFVNCGWGTGGFKAIPGSGWAMAELLAKGRPGPLAADFGLNRFAEGRFIDESVAAGVAH; this comes from the coding sequence ATGCCCGCATCTGCAAGTTCCAGCACCGGCCGCTATTCGGTCTTTGCCATCGCGCGCGAGGCGATGCGGCTGCATACCGGCTGGAAACGCGCCTGGGCCAGTCCCGAGCCGAAGAAGAAATACCAGGTCGTCATCGTCGGCGCCGGCGGCCATGGCCTTGCCACCGCCTATTACCTGGGCAAGAATTTCGGCATCACCGATGTCGCGGTGATCGAGAAAGGCTGGCTGGGCGGCGGCAATACCGGCCGCAACACCACCATCATCCGCTCGAATTACCTGCAGGATCCGTCGGCGGCGATCTATGACAAGGCGCTGAAACTCTACGAGAACCTGTCGCAGGATCTGAACTACAACATCATGTTCAGCCCGCGCGGCCTTCTGATGCTGGCGCAGACCGAGCATGAGGTGCGCGGCTACAAGCGCACCGTCTATGCCAACCAGCTACAGGGCGTGGCGACCGAATGGGTCAGCCCGAAGCGCATCAAGGACATGCTGCCGATCATCAATATCGACGGGCCGCGCTATCCGGTCCTGGGCGGGCTTTACCAGGAGCGCGGCGGCACCGCCCGCCACGACGCCGTGGCCTGGGGCTATGCCCGCGCCTGCTCGGCCATGGGCATGCACATCATCCAGAACTGCGAAGTGACCGGCATCGAGACCGCGAACGGCCAGGTCCGCGCGGTGAACACCGGCAAGGGCCGGATCGAATGCGACAAGCTGGCGCTGATCGCCGCCGGCCACAGCTCGGTCCTGGCCGAGATGGCCGGCTTCCGCCTGCCCATCGAATCGCTGGCGCTCCAGGCGCTGGTTTCCGAGCCGATCAAGCCCTGCTGCGACCTGGTCATCATGGCCAACACCGTCCACGGCTATCTGTCGCAATCCGACAAGGGCGAGATGGTGATCGGCGGCGGCACCGACGGTTTCAACAACTACACCCAGCGCGGCTCCTGGCACCATGTCGAAGAAACCGTGCGCGCGCTGATCGAGACCTTCCCGATGCTGTCGCGGCTCAAGATGCTGCGGCAATGGGGCGGCATCGTGGACATGACCGGCGACCGCTCGCCGATCCTGTCCACCACGCCGGTCGGCAACATCTTCGTCAACTGCGGCTGGGGCACCGGCGGCTTCAAGGCCATCCCCGGCTCGGGCTGGGCGATGGCAGAGTTGCTGGCCAAGGGCCGGCCCGGCCCGCTGGCCGCCGATTTCGGGCTGAACCGTTTCGCCGAGGGCCGCTTCATCGACGAAAGCGTCGCCGCGGGGGTGGCGCATTGA